TGCACTATCTGCCTCTGTATTGGTATATACAAGAGCAGAATTATTTTCTTCTAATATCTTCGCATTGTCATATTGCCCAACTTTTAAAGAATTATATGGAATAATAATTGATGGTTTCTCCAGTTCTATTATTTCAGAAATCGTCAAAGCTCCTGCACGACATATTATTAAGTCAGCAGCAGCCATAATATTTATGATATTGTTAAAATATGGTTTTACTGTATCAGACATCTTTGTTTTTAATATCCTTTTACCAATTTCTTCAAAGTTGTTCTCACCAGTTGCCCAGTAAACTCTCAACTTTTTATCTTCAAGAAATTTATTCCAATTTTTTATTACTGCCTCATTTATATCCTTTGCTCCCAGACTTCCTCCTGTTATTAAAATAACTTTTTCATCTTCTTCCAGTTTTAGTCTTTCTCTCTCTTCATTTTCATTTACATAATTAATTTCTTCCCTCAAAGGATTTCCTGTTACATCAAATCTCTTTTGATATTTTAATGGAATATCATCATATGTTTTATCAAATGCAAGAAATGTTTTTTCTGCAAATTTGTACAATACTTTATTTGTCCAGCCTAGATTAGCATTCTGTTCTTGGAGATAAACTTTTTTTCTCAATAGAATTCCTCCAATTATAGCAGGAACAGAAATATAATTTCCAAATCCTATTATTGCATCAGGTTTTTCCTTTGCAACTATCTTTATTCCTTGCCAGACTCCCTTTATATATTTAAGTATACTCTTTATATTTTTAGGAGGCTTTATGTCTAGACCAATAAATCTAAATCCTGCTTCGGGAACAATATCTTTTTCCATTCTAATACTTGTCCCTACAAAAAGGACATCTATATTTTTTAATTTAAGACCTTCAGCTACAGCTAAAGCAGGATAAATATGCCCTCCTGTTCCTCCAGTCGTTAAAATAATTTTTTTCAAATTTCTCACCTACCAAAGATTTCTCTTACTAATTCCTTAAATACTTCTCCTCTATGTTCATAGCTGTTGAATTGATCAAAGCTGGAAGTTGCTGGAGAAAGAAGTATTACCTGAGCTTTCTCAGGATTGAGCCTTTCTTTCATATTCAAAAGACAGCTTCTTAAATCTCTAAGCAAAAATATTTTACTGCTGTCATATCCTTTTTCTAAAAGTATTCTGTTAATTTCATCAGCAGTTTCTCCAATAAGATAAGTTTCTTTTGCATGAATCTTTATCAGCTCTGCCAAAGGAGACCAATCAAGTTTTTTGTCAAATCCACCACAAATAAGCACACATTGGTCAAAAGCTTCCACTGCAAATTTTGTTGAATCTATATTAGTACCCTTAGAATCATTTATAAATTTTATTTTTCCATAATTAAAAAAATCTTCCATTCTATGCTCAATAGTTCCTGTATTATATAAAAACTCTCTTATTTTTTCATTTTGTATCCCTATTATTTTAGCTGTTGCTACAATAAAAAGTATATTTTCAAGATTATGCTTCCCTTTCAATGAAAGTTTTCCACATTCTAAAATTTCTCCATCTTTTCCATAGAGCTTCCCATTTTCTACCCAAAAATCACACTCTTTAGTTATATTTTGAGATATTTTTATCTTCTTTCCAAATATAAACTTCTCTCTCTCAACTACTTCTTTAGAATCAAGATTAAAAATAAAATAATCCTTTTCAGTCTGATTTTTACCTATATTAAACTTTGTTTTATAATAATCTTCTGTATCCTTATACCTAGAAAGATGGTCAGGAGTAAGATTTATTACCATAGTTATCCATGGTTTAAAATCAAGAAGATTTTCAAGTTGATATGAACTTAATTCTAAAACAATATAATCTAAATCTTTATATTTTAAAAGCACTTCAGCAAATGAAACTCCTATATTTCCAGCATACTCAGCTTTAAATCCAGCATATTGAAGAAGTTCTGTAATCTTAGAAGTAGTAGTAGTTTTTCCATTTGTTCCTGTCACAGCAATTATTTTACTTTTTATTTCATATTGTAACATATATTCATAACTTAATTCAATTTCATCTATCAATTTTATTTTTTTTCTTTAACTTTCATAACAAGTTCATTATAAGGTACTCCTGGACTTTTAACAAAAATCTCTATTTCGTCCAAATACTCCATTCCATCTTTAGAAGATATTCCTTTTTTATCATCAACAAGTATTACTTCATACCCCATATTTTCTAGTAAATGCTCAGCTCCAAGACCACTTACACCAGCACCGAAAACCATTGCTTTTTTCATGATATATCCCTTCCTTTTTTTCTGTTTCCAATATAGACGGAAAACCACGGGGTTTCCGTGGTTCGTTTATTAGAGAATTCCTCTTAATCTTATTATTCCAAGTGCTACCATTCCAAATATCAAAGTCGTTATCCAGAATCTCATCGTCACCTTAGTTTCAGCTAAACCACTGAGTTCAAAGTGATGATGAATAGGTGCCATTTTGAATATTCTTTTTCCTCTCAGTTTGAAAGATCCTACTTGAAGTATAACTGAAAGAGCTTCCATTACAAACACTCCTCCTATTATTGGAAGAATAAGTTCCTGCTTCAAAAGAATAGCAACTACTCCTAATACTCCTCCCAGTGTAAGAGAACCAGTATCTCCCATAAATATCTGAGCTGGATAGAAGTTATACCATAGAAACCCAAGTCCTGAACCACAAATAGTTGCTAGGAATACAGACATCTCTCCTGAACCTGGTATATAAAAAAGTTTCAAGTGTTCACTCATGTTTACATTTCCTGTAAAATAAGAAATTGCTCCTAATATAGTAGAACATATTATCATTGGCATTATAGCCAGTCCATCTAATCCATCTGTTATATTTACAGCATTAGATGTCCCCATAAGAATTATAAGTATAAAAATCAACATACCTATGCTCCCTATATAAAGCATACTTCCAGAAATTAATGGATTAATTATTGAGAGATCAAATGCTCTATCTCCTGTCAATCCTATCTGAGTTACAAAAAGCCATACAAGAACTGCTATTACAGCCTGTCCTAAAAGTTTTTTCTTTCCAGAAAGCCCTTTTTTATTCACAGTAAATTTTTTATAATCATCAATAAATCCTATAGATGCAAAGCCCATCATAGCCACAAGAAGTACATCTATAAATGTATTAGATATATCTGATACCAAAAGGTTTGTTACCAGCATCACTATTACTATTAAAACTCCACCCATTGTAGGTGTTCCTTTTTTAGAAAGATGCGAAACAGGACCATCATCTCTGATTTTTTCACCAAACTTTTTAACTTTAAGATAGTTAATAAATGGTTTCCCCAAGATTAAAACTAAAACAAAAGACAATGTAAAACTTATAAATCCTCTTAAATACATAGACTTTAAAAAAGCTAGACTTTCAAAGTACTCCCCTATTATATATAACATTCTATTATTAATCTCCTCACAATATTTTTTCTGATTTTCTTATTTATCCAAAATTATTCTATTATCTCTTCAAGCTTCATTCCACGAGATCCTTTTAATAAAACAGAAATTTTTCTCTGCTCTTTCAAAATAGCTTTTTTTATCTCTTCTTTTTCTGTGAAATGAGTTATTTTTTCTCTGTTTTCTTTTATATATTCCAAAGCTTTTCTCATTCTCTCGCCATATAAATATATCTTGTCAGTATGAATATTCAAAGCTTTGTCTAAAATATTTTTATGATACTCTATCTCATTTTCTCCAAGTTCCAACATATCTCCAAGAACAACTATTTTTAAAGTATCATTGTACAGCTTATCAAAAGTTTCAAGTGAGAAGCTTACTGATATAGGGCTGGCATTGTATGCATCATTTATATATACAATGTTTTCTTTTTCTATCTTTTGAAACCTCATTGGAGTAAGTTCAAGATTTTTCAATCCTGCTTTTATTTCCTCATAAGGTATTCCCATTTTCTTTCCTATTACCACAGCCATAGCTGCATTCAGACAGTTATGTTTCCCATTTAGAGCTACTTCATATTTATTTTCATCTAATTCAAATGAAAGTCCTTTATCACTGTCCATAAAATTTTTAATTTGATAATTATTATTATCACCATATCCAACTTTTATTCCATCTAGTATTTTTAGAAATGGATCATCACCAAAAATAATAAGATTTTCTTTTGTAATATATTTTATAAGCTCTGTTTTTGCTTTAAAAACATTTTCTCTGGTTTTTAAAAATTCCAAATGAGAATCGCCTATATTGGTTATGACTCCAATATCTGGTTTAGCTATGTTAGATAATAAATCTATCTCTCCAAAGCCACTCATGCCTAATTCAAGCACTGCTACTTCATATTTACTATCCAATTGTAAGATTGTAAAGGGAACTCCTATATGATTATTGAGATTTCCCATGGTTTTAGCTGTCACATATTTTTGTGACAGTACAGAATACATCATATCTTTTGTTGTAGTCTTACCATTACTTCCTGTTATAGCAATAATTTTTATATCAAGAGCCTCTCTATATTTTTGAGCCAGTTTCTGCATGGATTCTACAGTATTTTCTACTTTAATTACCCTTTTATCATTTCCTTTATAATTATCAGCCACTACTAAGGCTGCTCCTTTATTAAGCACATCCTCTATATAGTTGTTTCCATTATTTATAGCAAAAAACAGGTCTCCTTTTTGAACTTTTCTACTGTCCATAACAACATGACCTATTTCATTTGTTTCAACTACACTCTTTATTCCAAATATTTCATCTAGAATATTAAAAAGTATTTTCATTTTATCATTCCTTTTCCTTTTAAATACCTTTATTTTATCATTAAAAACTTTTGTATACAAGAATTTTCACAATTATTTCAAACTTAATGCAAAATCATAAAGAGAATCAAAAATATCTATTTTTCTATTTCCCATTTTCTCCAATGTTTCTATTCCATGTCCTGTTTTTACAAGAATAGGAGTCAATCCTGCTCTGCTTCCTGCATCTATATCTGCAATAGTATCTCCCACCATAAAAGAAACTGTTCTATCAATGTCAAATTCCTCTATTGCTGCTTCTAACATTCCTGTATTTGGTTTTCTGCACATACAATCAGTTTTATATTTTCCTATGCCTTTTTCTGGGTGATGGGGACAATAATAAAATTTCTCTATTATAATTCCATGCTTTTCCAGTTCTCTTTTTATATATTCATTTAATTTCTGAAGATCATCTTCTGTATAATATCCTCTTGCTATTCCCGATTGATTAGTTACAACTGCCATTGTATATCCTAAATCTGAAAATATTTTCAAAGCTTCTACTACATTTTTCTCAAATTCAAAATCTTCAATCTTATGAAGATAGTCTTTTTCAACATTTATAGTTCCATCTCTATCTAGTAAAATTGCTTTTTTCATTTATAACTTCCTTTATTTCAATATATTTTATATTTTTCTAAGTGTTTTATTTTCATTAAAAAAACAACCACTTAAAATGATACATTATATTTTATTGTTTGTATATAATTTTTTTCAAAAAATAAAAAAAAGCTTGGCAAGTTCCTATCCTCCCGGGAGGCTTCCCTCCAAGTACTTTCAGCGTTTACGGGCTTAACTTCTGGGTTCGGAATGGGACCAGGTGTACCCCCGCAGCTATTCTTACCAAGCTGTGTCTTTTTCTTTTCCAATAGACACTTGAAACTATATAGTAGCTTACGCCTTCGCGCTTTTCAATCTTTAGGTTAAAACTTTGACTTATTAGTATTGGTCAGCTAAAAGCCTCGCAGCCCTTACACCCCCAACCTATCAACCTTCTAGTCTCGAAGGAGTCTTAAAGAATACTTATCTTGAAGCTGGTTTCCCGCTTAGATGCTTTCAGCGGTTATCCGTTCCAAACGTGACTACCCAGCTGTGCCACTGGCGTGACAACTGGTACATCAGAGGTTTGTCCATCCCGGTCCTCTCGTACTAAGGACAGATCTTCTCAATATTCTAACGCCTACAGTGGATAGGGACCGAACTGTCTCACGACGTTCTGAACCCAGCTCACGTACCGCTTTAATGGGCGAACAGCCCAACCCTTGGGACCTTCTCCAGCCCCAGGATGCGATGAGCCGACATCGAGGTGCCAAACTTTGCCGTCGATATGGACTCTCGGGCAAAATCAGCCTGTTATCCCCAGGGTAGCTTTTATCCGTTGAGCGACGACCCTTCCATTCGGAATCGCCGGATCACTATGTCCTGCTTTCGCACCTGCTCGACCCGTCAGTCTTGCAGTTAAGCTCTCTTATGCCATTGCACTCTGCGGTTGATTTCCATCCAACCTGAGAGAACCTTTGAACGCCTCCGTTACTCTTTCGGAGGCGACCGCCCCAGTCAAACTGCCCACCTAGCACTGTTTCCGTGGCTACAAACCACAGATTAGAATTTCAACATTGAATGGTTGGTATTCCACCGACAACTCCAATACAGCTAGCGCCATACCTTCTTAGTTTCCCAACTATCCTATACATGCAATGCCAAAACCCAATACCAAGCTACAGTAAAGCTCCATGGGGTCTTTCCGTCCTACTGTAGGTAACCGGTATCTTCACCGGTAGTACAATTTCACCAGGCCTCCCGTCAAGACAGCGCTCAAATCATTACACCATTCGTGCAGGTCGGAACTTACCCGACAAGGAATTTCGCTACCTTAGGACCGTTATAGTTACGGCCGCCGTTCACCGGGGCTTCAATTCGGAGCTCTCACTCCTCCTCTTAACCTTCCGGCACTGGGCAGGTGTCAGCCCATATACATCGCCTTACAGCTTAGCATAGACCTGTGTTTTTGTTAAACAGTTGCTTGAGCCTCTTCACTGCGACCCCCAAATGCTTCATATCGCGTGTATATTGACATTCAGGGGCACCCCTTCTCCCAAAGTTACGGGGCTATTTTGCAGAGTTCCTTAACGAGAGTTAGCCTGTCCGCCTTAGATTTCTCATCCTGACCACCTGTGTCGGTTTCGGGTACGGGCAGTTATACCTTAACGTTAGAAGCTTTTCTCGGCAGCGTGGGATTTGTGCATTCATCTTGCGACTATATATCACACCTCAAGTCTAATCTAGCGGATTTGCCTACTAGACCACTCTACATGCTTCTACGGGAACTTCCGTTCTCCCGCGCACATACCCTTCTGCGTCCCTCCTTCACAAAATATAACTGGCACAGAAATATTAATCTGTTTTCCATTCGCCTACGCATTTTAGCCTCGGCTTAGGTCCCGGCTTACTCAGGGAAGACAAGCTTTACCCTGAAAACCTTGGTCTTCCGGCGAGGGGGATTCTCGCCCCCTTTCTCGCTACTTATTCCTGCATTCTCACTTCTGATACCTCCAGAGTTGCTTGCGCTTCTCCTTCAACGGCCTACAGAACGCTCTCCTACCAATTGCTTGCGCAATTCCACAGCTTCGGTTTATAACTTAGCCCCGTTACATTGTCGGCGCAGAGACTCTCGACCAGTGAGCTATTACGCACTCTTTAAAGGTATGGCTGCTTCTAAGCCAACCTCCTGGTTGTTTGTGAATCTCCACCTCCTTTCCCACTTAGTTATAATTAGGGACCTTAGCTGGTGGTCTGGGTTGTTTCCCTTTTGACAATGGAAGTTAATTCCCATAGTCTCACTCCTGAGCTTTGAATTATGGTATTCGGAGTTTGATTGAATTCAGTAAGCAATATGCCCCCTAGTTCATTCAGTGCTCTACCCCCATAATTAAACACTCAAGGCTGCACCTAAATGCATTTCGGAG
Above is a window of Fusobacterium varium DNA encoding:
- the gmhB gene encoding D,D-heptose 1,7-bisphosphate phosphatase, producing MKKAILLDRDGTINVEKDYLHKIEDFEFEKNVVEALKIFSDLGYTMAVVTNQSGIARGYYTEDDLQKLNEYIKRELEKHGIIIEKFYYCPHHPEKGIGKYKTDCMCRKPNTGMLEAAIEEFDIDRTVSFMVGDTIADIDAGSRAGLTPILVKTGHGIETLEKMGNRKIDIFDSLYDFALSLK
- the murG gene encoding UDP-N-acetylglucosamine--N-acetylmuramyl-(pentapeptide) pyrophosphoryl-undecaprenol N-acetylglucosamine transferase, translating into MRNLKKIILTTGGTGGHIYPALAVAEGLKLKNIDVLFVGTSIRMEKDIVPEAGFRFIGLDIKPPKNIKSILKYIKGVWQGIKIVAKEKPDAIIGFGNYISVPAIIGGILLRKKVYLQEQNANLGWTNKVLYKFAEKTFLAFDKTYDDIPLKYQKRFDVTGNPLREEINYVNENEERERLKLEEDEKVILITGGSLGAKDINEAVIKNWNKFLEDKKLRVYWATGENNFEEIGKRILKTKMSDTVKPYFNNIINIMAAADLIICRAGALTISEIIELEKPSIIIPYNSLKVGQYDNAKILEENNSALVYTNTEADSAIEKALELIKNEEALKSMRVRIRSLKKSNAVEKIINDLDIWRN
- the murD gene encoding UDP-N-acetylmuramoylalanine--D-glutamate ligase, with product MIDEIELSYEYMLQYEIKSKIIAVTGTNGKTTTTSKITELLQYAGFKAEYAGNIGVSFAEVLLKYKDLDYIVLELSSYQLENLLDFKPWITMVINLTPDHLSRYKDTEDYYKTKFNIGKNQTEKDYFIFNLDSKEVVEREKFIFGKKIKISQNITKECDFWVENGKLYGKDGEILECGKLSLKGKHNLENILFIVATAKIIGIQNEKIREFLYNTGTIEHRMEDFFNYGKIKFINDSKGTNIDSTKFAVEAFDQCVLICGGFDKKLDWSPLAELIKIHAKETYLIGETADEINRILLEKGYDSSKIFLLRDLRSCLLNMKERLNPEKAQVILLSPATSSFDQFNSYEHRGEVFKELVREIFGR
- the mraY gene encoding Phospho-N-acetylmuramoyl-pentapeptide-transferase, which encodes MLYIIGEYFESLAFLKSMYLRGFISFTLSFVLVLILGKPFINYLKVKKFGEKIRDDGPVSHLSKKGTPTMGGVLIVIVMLVTNLLVSDISNTFIDVLLVAMMGFASIGFIDDYKKFTVNKKGLSGKKKLLGQAVIAVLVWLFVTQIGLTGDRAFDLSIINPLISGSMLYIGSIGMLIFILIILMGTSNAVNITDGLDGLAIMPMIICSTILGAISYFTGNVNMSEHLKLFYIPGSGEMSVFLATICGSGLGFLWYNFYPAQIFMGDTGSLTLGGVLGVVAILLKQELILPIIGGVFVMEALSVILQVGSFKLRGKRIFKMAPIHHHFELSGLAETKVTMRFWITTLIFGMVALGIIRLRGIL
- the murF gene encoding UDP-N-acetylmuramoyl-tripeptide--D-alanyl-D-alanine ligase: MKILFNILDEIFGIKSVVETNEIGHVVMDSRKVQKGDLFFAINNGNNYIEDVLNKGAALVVADNYKGNDKRVIKVENTVESMQKLAQKYREALDIKIIAITGSNGKTTTKDMMYSVLSQKYVTAKTMGNLNNHIGVPFTILQLDSKYEVAVLELGMSGFGEIDLLSNIAKPDIGVITNIGDSHLEFLKTRENVFKAKTELIKYITKENLIIFGDDPFLKILDGIKVGYGDNNNYQIKNFMDSDKGLSFELDENKYEVALNGKHNCLNAAMAVVIGKKMGIPYEEIKAGLKNLELTPMRFQKIEKENIVYINDAYNASPISVSFSLETFDKLYNDTLKIVVLGDMLELGENEIEYHKNILDKALNIHTDKIYLYGERMRKALEYIKENREKITHFTEKEEIKKAILKEQRKISVLLKGSRGMKLEEIIE